In one Heteronotia binoei isolate CCM8104 ecotype False Entrance Well chromosome 1, APGP_CSIRO_Hbin_v1, whole genome shotgun sequence genomic region, the following are encoded:
- the KCNRG gene encoding potassium channel regulatory protein produces MGNIWFPSNQLCQQNWLMCVQNSGCLGILGYPCPRQQTYANTKRLGGFCFWLVVCVLLLYISWTLNFPKEKMSHQGVVVLNVGGLKFTTWPSTLQQFPESRLAKMLSGSDRELRLVNGEFFVDRDGVLFGYILDFLRTLQVSLPSDFTDYWRLQREANFYELYSMADLLSQESLLKPKVEILEIRFLLQETQAFFRVFGSCSSTIDALAGCVTIFAEQLGGPTWNNHNIPSQKPLVPLPLERPSHHDFIFQCGTDYSDRLGARYVSIKPDHRKLINGTNVFGLLVDVLLKEGFHLVSTRTVSAEEKIECYCFERTRPPDALPFSPAQQGSAVSQTKTIRMHKQK; encoded by the exons ATGGGCAATATCTGGTTCCCAAGCAACCAGCTCTGTCAACAGAACTGGTTAATGTGTGTTCAAAATTCTGGTTGCTTGGGAATCCTGGGCTACCCTTGTCCCCGACAACAAACATACGCCAACACAAAACGTCTCGGCGGGTTTTGCTTTTGGCTTGTAGTTTGTGTCCTTTTGCTGTACATCAGTTGGACTCTCAATTTTCCCAAGGAGAAAATGAGCCACCAAGGTGTGGTTGTTTTGAACGTGGGAGGATTGAAATTCACTACCTGGCCTTCTACGTTACAGCAGTTTCCCGAGTCTAGATTGGCAAAGATGCTTAGTGGCAGCGATCGAGAATTGCGGCTGGTGAACGGCGAGTTCTTTGTCGATCGCGACGGAGTTCTGTTTGGCTATATTCTAGATTTCTTAAGAACTCTCCAGGTTTCTCTGCCCAGTGATTTCACAGACTATTGGAGACTGCAGAGAGAAGCTAACTTCTATGAACTTTACTCTATGGCTGACCTTCTCAGTCAGGAAAGTTTATTGAAGCCAAAGGTGGAGATACTGGAAATACGGTTCTTGCTCCAAGAGACTCAGGCTTTTTTCCGGGTTTTTGGCTCCTGCAGCTCCACGATTGATGCGCTAGCTGGGTGTGTCACCATCTTTGCAGAACAGCTTGGGGGGCCGACCTGGAATAACCACAACATCCCATCTCAGAAGCCGCTGGTCCCCCTTCCTTTGGAGAGACCTTCCCATCATGACTTTATTTTCCAGTGTGGCACTGACTATAGCGACCGGCTCGGAGCGAG GTATGTTTCTATCAAACCCGATCACCGGAAACTGATTAACGGGACCAATGTTTTCGGCCTGCTGGTGGATGTCTTACTGAAAGAAGGATTCCATTTAGTAAGCACCAGGACGGTCTCGGCTGAAGAGAAAATTGAATGCTACTGTTTTGAAAGAACAAGACCGCCGGATGCCCTTCCCTTCAGCCCAGCTCAGCAGGGCTCGGCTGTATCCCAAACAAAGACAATCCGGATGCACAAACAGAAGTGA